In Ascochyta rabiei chromosome 11, complete sequence, the following are encoded in one genomic region:
- a CDS encoding translational activator for mitochondrial COX1: MRPSYTCTRCLSAFKSSRTQLRSAQAFRPLAQNGTSQRNHSTKGPAQPKLASPRRGLSTTPNRSFEKPFEPYEYIDPEGIKRTLVLTENNLFNSFTNSPIPQIRKRAAFMRQHAYCPHPDHKPTRAVKNSMDLEARKSSEKGSPPAHVNFECPDCGIPVYCCEEHWADDYEAHLEVCDVLRQSNEDDHDLRSGRFFKEFQFAEPQMEEILVNMTSWDTYLYTRDFDALNKDREMRQATKLLTYPMTIASVINELSPYNIRKNGRMTPEGLKSFSALRHTLHPPRSGGGDTWKNARIAPPSVRLFVLGARAESSLPRETWMQLAYLFHRVQFSLNFIGPEAMANREKELPLPERTPLNPFGAVIEDRISNAMKISTFVEHYHNIHKTGYFYPYDPYFDCFIVFHPGFGNAASMHEWEETIPLLLETKVPIIATGYSPWDVQQDIDHLQNRYGNEMDILLQPGENLFRSLRWDLNDLDPHDVTCSNWGVYAFRGKRYETAKKEEEVEVHSDRTA; encoded by the exons ATGCGACCCTCATATACCTGCACGCGGTGCTTGTCCGCTTTCAAGAGCTCGCGCACGCAGCTACGATCCGCACAAGCGTTCCGCCCTCTTGCCCAAAATGGCACATCGCAGCGAAATCATTCCACCAAAGGTCCGGCGCAACCGAAGTTGGCCTCGCCCCGAAGAGGCCTCTCGACTACGCCCAATCGCAGTTTCGAGAAGCCATTCGAACCGTATGAGTACATCGATCCGGAAGGTATCAAACGAACCCTTGTATTGACGGAGAACAACCTCTTCAACTCGTTCACGAATTCGCCTATACCGCAGATTCGCAAGAGAGCCGCTTTCATGCGACAGCATGCGTACTGTCCGCATCCCGACCATAAGCCGACACGAGCCGTGAAGAACTCCATGGATCTTGAGGCTCGCAAATCGTCCGAGAAGGGCTCTCCGCCTGCCCATGTAAACTTCGAGTGCCCAGACTGCGGGATACCGGTCTACTGCTGCGAGGAGCATTGGGCAGACGACTACGAAGCGCATCTGGAAGTTTGTGATGTGCTGCGACAATCGAACGAGGACGACCATGACTTGCGAAGCGGAAGGTTCTTCAAGGAATTCCAGTTCGCCGAGCCCCAGATGGAGGAGATCCTCGTGAACATGACAAGCTGGGATACATATCTGTACACGCGAGATTTTGATGCGCTCAACAAGGACCGAGAGATGCGACAGGCTACGAAACTCCTCACGTATCCCATGACCATTGCCAGTGTCATCAACGAATTGAGTCCTTATAACATTCGCAAGAATGGAAGGATGACTCCTGAGGGTCTCAAGAGCTTCAGCG CTCTGCGACACACGCTGCACCCCCCGCGATCAGGTGGTGGTGACACTTGGAAGAATGCACGCATCGCACCCCCGTCGGTTCGTTTGTTTGTCCTTGGTGCACGCGCTGAATCGTCTCTTCCGCGCGAGACATGGATGCAActtgcctacctcttccaCCGCGTTCAATTCTCCCTGAACTTCATTGGTCCCGAAGCCATGGCGAACCGCGAGAAGGAACTTCCTCTTCCTGAGCGCACACCTCTCAATCCCTTTGGCGCCGTCATTGAAGATCGTATCTCCAACGCCATGAAGATTAGCACCTTTGTCGAACACTACCACAACATCCACAAGACGGGCTACTTTTACCCCTACGATCCCTACTTCGACTGCTTCATTGTCTTTCATCCTGGCTTCGGTAACGCAGCATCGATGCACGAGTGGGAGGAGACAATTCCTTTGCTCCTTGAAACCAAGGTTCCAATCATCGCTACCGGTTACTCTCCTTGGGATGTACAGCAGGATATCGATCATCTGCAGAATCGCTACGGCAACGAGATGGACATCCTGCTTCAGCCTGGAGAGAATCTGTTCAGGAGTTTGAGGTGGGATCTCAACGACTTGGACCCCCATGATGTCACTTGCAGTAACTGGGGCGTTTACGCTTTCCGAGGAAAGCGATACGAGACAGCTAAGAAGGAAGAGGAGGTTGAAGTGCATAGTGACAGGACTGCATAG
- a CDS encoding ADP-ribosylation factor-like protein 2, giving the protein MLSILRKARLKDKEMRILMLGLDNAGKTTIVKKIMNEDVNSVSPTLGFIIKTIEYDGYKLNIWDVGGQKTLRTYWKNYFEKTDTLIWVVDATDRDRIGDCRQELAGLLLEERLSGASLLVFKNKSDVPGAMSEDEVREGLGLDAIRTHQWTIMSCSAMTGLNLQEGLQWVVQDAKARLFLY; this is encoded by the exons ATGTTGTCAATTTTACGAAAAGCGCGATTGAAGGACAAGGAGATGCGCATTCTGATGTT GGGCCTGGACAATGCAGGCAAGACGACCATTGTGAAGAAGATCATGAACGAGGATGTGAACAGCGTCAGCCCGACGTTGGGCTTCATCATCAAGACGATAGAGTACGATGG ATACAAACTGAACATAT GGGATGTCGGCGGTCAGAAGACGCTACGCACATACTGGAAGAACTATTTCGAGAAGACAGACACGCTCATATGGGTAGTTGATGCCACGGACCGTGATCGCATAGGCGACTGTCGGCAGGAACTGGCCGGGCTGCTGCTCGAGGAG CGGCTATCCGGAGCGAGTCTGCTCGTGTTCAAGAACAAGAGCGACGTCCCCGGCGCCATGAGCGAGGACGAGGTTCGCGAG GGACTCGGGCTCGACGCCATCAGGACACACCAGTGGACGATTATGAGCTGCAGCGCCATGACGGGGCTGAACCTGCAGGAGGGGCTTCAGTGGGTGGTACAGGATGCAAAAGCGAGACTGTTCCTGTACTAG